Genomic segment of Kibdelosporangium phytohabitans:
CGTGATCGACGCGACGTGTCCGTTGGTCACCAAGGTGCACGCGGAAGCACGCCGGTTCGCCGCCCGTGGCGACACGGTCGTCCTGGTCGGCCACGCCGGGCACGAGGAGGTGGACGGCACGCTCGGCGAGGCGCCGGACCAGACCGTGCTGGTGGAGACCCCGCAGGACGCCGAGGCACTGGACGTCCCCGATCCGGCGAAGGTGTCGTACCTGATGCAGACCACGCTGGCGGTCGACGAGGCCGCTGAAGTCGTGTCCGCGCTGCGGGCCCGCTTCCCCGAGCTGAAGGGCGCGGCGTCGGACGACATCTGTTACGCCACAACGAACCGCCAGAACGCGTTGCGGGCGATCGCCGAGGAGTCCGACCTGGTGCTCGTGGTCGGTTCGACGAACTCGTCGAACTCCGTGCGGCTGGTCGAACTGGCGCGGCGGCACGGCACCACCGCCTACCTGATCGACGACGTCAGCGAGATCAAGGCGAAGTGGCTGGCCGGGGTGCGTGTCGTCGGCATCACCGCGGGCGCGTCCGCGCCACCGGGCCTGGTCGACGAGGTGGTCGCCGCGCTGAACCCGATCAGCGTGGAGAACAGGGAGATCACCAAGGAGACCATCCAGTTCACGCTGCCGCCCGCGGCGAGGCGACCATGATCTCGGACCCCGCTGATCTGGTGTCCCGTTCCCCGCACGACCTGGCCGTGCTGGCCGGCGAGATCCGGGACCTGCTCATCGACAAGGTGTCGCGCTCCGGCGGGCACCTCGGGCCGAACCTCGGTGCGGTGGAGCTGACCATCGCACTGCACCGGGTGTTCCGCTCCCCCGACGACGTGCTGCTGTTCGACACCGGGCACCAGGCGTACGTGCACAAGATCCTCACCGGCCGTGCGGCGGACTTCGACACCTTGCGGCAGCCCGGCGGCCTGTCCGGCTACCCGTCGCGCTCGGAGTCCGACCACGACGTGATCGAGAACTCGCACGCGTCGACCGCACTGTCCTATGCGGACGGTTTGGCCAAGGCGTTCTCGTTGCGCGATTCCCACCGCCGGGTGGTGGCCGTGCTCGGCGACGGCGCACTCACCGGCGGGATGTGCTGGGAGGCGTTGAACAACATCGGTGCCGCACCGGACCGGCCGGTGGTCGTCGTGTTGAACGACAACGGCCGCTCGTACGCACCGACGATCGGTGGCATCGCCAGCCACCTCGCCACGCTGCGGCACGAGCGGAAGGGCAACTTCTTCGAGGACATGGGCCTTGCCTACGTCGGCCCGGTGGACGGGCACGACATCCCCGGACTTGAGCAGGCGCTGCGCGGGGCGGTCCGGCTCAACCAGCCGGTCGTGGTGCACTGCCTGACCCGCAAGGGAAAGGGCTATCCCGCGGCCGAACAGGACGAAGCGGACCGGCTGCACGCGGTCGGCCCGGCAGGCGCCGCCCGCAAACCCACGTGGACCTCGGTGTTCGCCGACGAGATCACGGCACTCGGCGCCCAGCGCGACGACCTGGTCTGCATCACCGCCGCGATGGCCGAACCGGCCGGGCTGGCCGGGTTCGCGGCCCGGTTCCCCGACCGGATCTTCGACGTCGGCATCGCCGAGCAGCACGCGGTGACCTCGGCCGCCGGTCTGGCGATCGGTGGGATGCACCCGGTGGTGGCCGTGTACTCGACGTTCCTGAGCCGCGCGGTCGACCAGGTGCTTATGGACGTCGCCTTGCACCGCTTGCCAGTCACGTTCGTGCTCGACCGGGCCGGGGTGACCGGGCCGGACGGGCCGAGCCACCACGGCATGTGGGACTCGTCGATCCTGCCTGTCGTGCCCGGCCTGCGGCTGGCCAGCCCGCGCGACCCGGCGCGGCTGCGGGAGTTGTTGCGTGAAGCGGTCGACGTGCACGACGGGCCGACTGTCGTCCGCTACCCGAAAGCCACAGCAGGTCCGGACATCCCGGCCGTGCGGCGGACCGGCCACTGCGACGTGCTGCGGGAAACCCCGGCGGCGCAGGTGCTGCTGGTGGCGGTCGGGCCGCTGGCTGCCGCGTGCCTCGAAGCCGCGGACGAACTGGCCGAGCACGGCGTACCGGTGACCGTGGTCGATCCGCGCTGGATCGCCCCGGTCGACCCGAGCCTGCTGAAGCTGGCGGGCAAACACCGGCTGGTCGTGGCCGTCGAGGACACCACCACCCCCGGCGCGCTGGGCGGACGGATCGCGCAGGCGTTGGCCGCCAACGGTTCGGACACGTGTGCGGCGACGTTCGCGCTGCCGCCGAGATTCCTGCCGCACGCGTCCCGCGCGGAGATCCTGCGGGCGCACGGCCTTGACGCGGCCGGCATCACCACCACTGTGCTCAAACGCCTGGAGGCACTGTCTTGACCCTGGTACAGCTTGGCCCGCCGTCGCTGCGCAGGCAGTCCCGCCAAGTGCTCGTCGGTGACGTCCCGGTCGGCGGGAACGCTCCGGTGAGCGTGCAGTCCATGACGACGACCTTGACGTCCGATGTGGACGCGACACTGCAGCAGATCGCCGAGCTGACCGCGGCGGGGTGCCAGATCGTCCGGGTGGCCGTGCCCTCGCAGGACGACGCGGACGCCCTGGCCCGGATCGCCAAGCGCGCCACCATCCCGGTGATCGCCGACATCCACTTCCAGCCCAAGTACGTGTTCGCCGCGATCGACGCGGGCTGCGCCGCGGTGCGGGTCAACCCGGGCAACA
This window contains:
- the ispH gene encoding 4-hydroxy-3-methylbut-2-enyl diphosphate reductase yields the protein MQVKVLLASPRSFCAGVERAIEIVEEVLRHREPPVYVRKQIVHNKHVVADLQTRGAVFVDELDAVPDGATVVFSAHGVSPAVRAEAQRRELDVIDATCPLVTKVHAEARRFAARGDTVVLVGHAGHEEVDGTLGEAPDQTVLVETPQDAEALDVPDPAKVSYLMQTTLAVDEAAEVVSALRARFPELKGAASDDICYATTNRQNALRAIAEESDLVLVVGSTNSSNSVRLVELARRHGTTAYLIDDVSEIKAKWLAGVRVVGITAGASAPPGLVDEVVAALNPISVENREITKETIQFTLPPAARRP
- a CDS encoding 1-deoxy-D-xylulose-5-phosphate synthase — encoded protein: MISDPADLVSRSPHDLAVLAGEIRDLLIDKVSRSGGHLGPNLGAVELTIALHRVFRSPDDVLLFDTGHQAYVHKILTGRAADFDTLRQPGGLSGYPSRSESDHDVIENSHASTALSYADGLAKAFSLRDSHRRVVAVLGDGALTGGMCWEALNNIGAAPDRPVVVVLNDNGRSYAPTIGGIASHLATLRHERKGNFFEDMGLAYVGPVDGHDIPGLEQALRGAVRLNQPVVVHCLTRKGKGYPAAEQDEADRLHAVGPAGAARKPTWTSVFADEITALGAQRDDLVCITAAMAEPAGLAGFAARFPDRIFDVGIAEQHAVTSAAGLAIGGMHPVVAVYSTFLSRAVDQVLMDVALHRLPVTFVLDRAGVTGPDGPSHHGMWDSSILPVVPGLRLASPRDPARLRELLREAVDVHDGPTVVRYPKATAGPDIPAVRRTGHCDVLRETPAAQVLLVAVGPLAAACLEAADELAEHGVPVTVVDPRWIAPVDPSLLKLAGKHRLVVAVEDTTTPGALGGRIAQALAANGSDTCAATFALPPRFLPHASRAEILRAHGLDAAGITTTVLKRLEALS